From one Esox lucius isolate fEsoLuc1 chromosome 11, fEsoLuc1.pri, whole genome shotgun sequence genomic stretch:
- the LOC106023698 gene encoding ADP-ribosylation factor-like protein 16 isoform X3 translates to MGPIWPSYYPDCSSVIFMVDSANITQISSSCILLLSVLSAEQLHNASVLVIFNKRDLPCTMSLVEIKSLFRMDDIIASAPQPITTLELSSRSGQGLQEVLDWLDSTLKDQ, encoded by the exons ATGGGTCCTATCTGGCCTAGTTACTACCCTGACTGTTCCTCAGTTATT TTTATGGTGGACTCTGCCAACATCACTCAGATTTCTTCCTCCTGTATCCTGCTACTGTCTGTTCTTTCAGCTGAGCAGCTCCACAATGCATCGGTCCTGGTCATCTTCAACAAGAG GGACCTCCCCTGTACCATGAGTCTAGTAGAGATAAAGTCACTGTTCAGGATGGATGACATCATCGCCTCCGCACCGCAGCCAATCACCACTCTTGAGCTCAGCTCTCGTTCCGGCCAGGGACTGCAGGAGGTTTTGGACTGGTTGGACTCCACCCTAAAGGATCAATGA
- the LOC106023698 gene encoding ADP-ribosylation factor-like protein 16 isoform X2, with amino-acid sequence MSRQERCATDRLQLSLRDGVSELGEPPVTLPTVGTNLTDLTLKKQNVTVRELGGCMGPIWPSYYPDCSSVIFMVDSANITQISSSCILLLSVLSAEQLHNASVLVIFNKRDLPCTMSLVEIKSLFRMDDIIASAPQPITTLELSSRSGQGLQEVLDWLDSTLKDQ; translated from the exons ACCGTCTACAGCTCAGTTTGAGAGATGGAGTATCTGAATTAGGGGAGCCCCCTGTTACTCTGCCTACA GTGGGCACCAACCTGACAGACCTAACACTAAAGAAGCAGAATGTGACAGTGAGAGAACTGGGAGGATGCATGGGTCCTATCTGGCCTAGTTACTACCCTGACTGTTCCTCAGTTATT TTTATGGTGGACTCTGCCAACATCACTCAGATTTCTTCCTCCTGTATCCTGCTACTGTCTGTTCTTTCAGCTGAGCAGCTCCACAATGCATCGGTCCTGGTCATCTTCAACAAGAG GGACCTCCCCTGTACCATGAGTCTAGTAGAGATAAAGTCACTGTTCAGGATGGATGACATCATCGCCTCCGCACCGCAGCCAATCACCACTCTTGAGCTCAGCTCTCGTTCCGGCCAGGGACTGCAGGAGGTTTTGGACTGGTTGGACTCCACCCTAAAGGATCAATGA
- the LOC106023698 gene encoding ADP-ribosylation factor-like protein 16 isoform X1 — protein MCLLLGATGVGKTLLLKRLQKLSLRDGVSELGEPPVTLPTVGTNLTDLTLKKQNVTVRELGGCMGPIWPSYYPDCSSVIFMVDSANITQISSSCILLLSVLSAEQLHNASVLVIFNKRDLPCTMSLVEIKSLFRMDDIIASAPQPITTLELSSRSGQGLQEVLDWLDSTLKDQ, from the exons atgtgtttGCTGCTTGGTGCAACCGGTGTTGGAAAGACACTGCTCTTGAAGCGTTTACAGA AGCTCAGTTTGAGAGATGGAGTATCTGAATTAGGGGAGCCCCCTGTTACTCTGCCTACA GTGGGCACCAACCTGACAGACCTAACACTAAAGAAGCAGAATGTGACAGTGAGAGAACTGGGAGGATGCATGGGTCCTATCTGGCCTAGTTACTACCCTGACTGTTCCTCAGTTATT TTTATGGTGGACTCTGCCAACATCACTCAGATTTCTTCCTCCTGTATCCTGCTACTGTCTGTTCTTTCAGCTGAGCAGCTCCACAATGCATCGGTCCTGGTCATCTTCAACAAGAG GGACCTCCCCTGTACCATGAGTCTAGTAGAGATAAAGTCACTGTTCAGGATGGATGACATCATCGCCTCCGCACCGCAGCCAATCACCACTCTTGAGCTCAGCTCTCGTTCCGGCCAGGGACTGCAGGAGGTTTTGGACTGGTTGGACTCCACCCTAAAGGATCAATGA